A window from Solanum stenotomum isolate F172 chromosome 5, ASM1918654v1, whole genome shotgun sequence encodes these proteins:
- the LOC125865114 gene encoding uncharacterized protein LOC125865114, protein MSSARENDEESSMDLDFSLHLGSEKTSSSRKSAHPESKKLAKGLAVDLELSLSSSAAESDVTTVHLLSTSPQSIMKAPQAMAGAFHTDEGSTAIHWKTSNIFHPLRTPQETGSSYLLNQAATQIKQATVSPDLSSSIITNSKSSVTCTSGLTKQQQQQQQRSSTKQCQFKGCVKGARGASGLCIATVGAASVRNQAATREPRVGLHFAKPVGVVVGVNS, encoded by the coding sequence ATGTCTTCAGCaagagaaaatgatgaagagtCCTCAATGGACCTGGACTTTAGTCTCCATCTTGGTAGTGAGAAAACTTCAAGCTCTAGAAAGTCTGCTCATCCTGAGTCCAAAAAACTTGCCAAAGGTCTTGCAGTCGATCTGGAACTAAGTCTATCCAGTAGTGCTGCTGAATCTGATGTCACTACTGTGCATTTGCTCTCCACTTCACCACAAAGTATCATGAAGGCGCCGCAGGCAATGGCTGGAGCTTTTCACACTGATGAAGGATCAACAGCTATACATTGGAAGACTAGCAACATTTTCCATCCATTACGAACTCCTCAGGAAACTGGGTCTAGTTACTTATTGAACCAGGCTGCAACACAAATCAAGCAAGCTACAGTCTCCCCCGATCTGTCGTCAAGTATAATCACAAATTCAAAGAGCTCAGTCACCTGTACTTCCGGGTTAACAAaacagcagcaacaacaacagcaGCGTAGCAGTACTAAACAGTGTCAGTTCAAGGGATGCGTAAAAGGAGCAAGAGGTGCTTCTGGCCTTTGCATTGCCACGGTGGGGGCCGCAAGTGTAAGAAACCAGGCTGCCACAAGGGAGCCGAGGGTCGGACTGCATTTTGCAAAGCCCGTGGGGGTGGTCGTCGGTGTGAATTCCTAG
- the LOC125865113 gene encoding bifunctional protein FolD 2, with the protein MASPSDHKATIIDGKAIAQTIRSEIASEVQRLSEKYGKVPGLAVVIVGNRKDSQSYVNMKRKSCAELCIKSFDIDLPEDVAEAEVISKVHELNANPDVHGILVQLPLPKHISEEKVLCEISLEKDVDGFHPLNIGKLAMKGRQPLFNPCTPRGCIELLVRSGISIKGKKAVVVGRSNIVGLPVSLLLLKEDATVTVVHSRTKEPEKIIREADIVIAAAGQAMMIKGSWIKPGAAVIDVGTNAVDDPTRKSGYRLVGDVDFQEACKVAGWITPVPGGVGPMTVAMLLKNTLDGAKRVIEK; encoded by the exons ATGGCATCGCCATCAGATCACAAGGCTACCATCATTGATGGTAAAGCAATTGCTCAAACTATTCGTTCTGAGATTGCTTCTGAAGTCCAACGTCTTTCAGAAAAGTATGGCAAG gTCCCCGGGTTGGCAGTTGTCATTGTGGGAAATAGGAAGGATTCACAAAGTTACGTGAATATGAAGAGAAAATCTTGTGCTGAGCTTTGCATTAAGTCTTTTGATATAGACCTCCCAGAGGATGTAGCTGAAGCTGAGGTGATTAGCAAGGTCCATGAGCTAAATGCTAATCCTGATGTACATG GTATACTGGTACAGCTTCCGTTACCAAAACATATTAGTGAAGAGAAAGTTCTATGTGAAATCAGTCTGGAAAAGGATGTAGATGGCTTTCATCCTCTGAATATCGGCAAGCTTGCAATGAAAGGCAGACAACCTTTGTTCAACCCTTGCACGCCCAGG GGATGCATTGAGCTTTTAGTTCGAAGTGGGATTAGCATAAAGGGGAAGAAAGCAGTTGTGGTTGGTCGAAGCAACATTGTTGGATTACCAGTATCTCTCCTCCTTCTGAAGGAAGATGCCACTGTTACTGTAGTCCATTCGCGCACCAAGGAACCAGAGAAAATCATTCGTGAAGCAGACATTGTCATTGCTGCCGCAGGGCAGGCTATGATG ATCAAAGGCAGCTGGATCAAACCTGGTGCTGCAGTAATTGATGTTGGGACAAATGCTGTAGATGATCCTACAAGGAAGTCAGGTTATAGGCTCGTTGGAGATGTCGATTTTCAGGAAGCATGTAAGGTGGCTGGCTGGATAACTCCAGTTCCGGGAGGCGTTGGACCAATGACTGTTGCAATGCTTCTGAAGAATACATTGGATGGAGCTAAACGAGTTATCGAGAAGTAA
- the LOC125865994 gene encoding WAT1-related protein At5g07050-like, whose protein sequence is MEGECNCNFFQRSKPYIAMISLQFGYAGMNIITKVSLNRGMSHYVLVVYRNAFAAAIIAPFALLLERKIRPKMTFMMFLQIFVLGLLGPLIDQNFYYAGLKLTSPTFSCAISNMLPAMTFVIAVLCRMEKVNLKKIGSQAKVLGTIVTMGGAILMTLYKGQVVNLIWSNQINGTYDKEWLKGSILLIFATLAWASFFILQAITMRKYTAPLSLTALVCFMGTLQSMALTFVMEHKTSVWAIGFDMNLLAAAYAGIVSSSIAYYVHGQVMEKKGPVFVTAFSPLMMIIVAIMGSFILAEKFYIGGIVGALVIVAGLYFVLWGKYKEYKENEIEESIIIEAVKGINGNNQMMIIVINDIEMQKNGEKIISAAPVFSFPMLTREAPKS, encoded by the exons atggagggggaatgtaattgcaatttttttcaaaGATCAAAACCTTATATAGCTATGATTTCTTTACAATTTGGTTATGCAGGAATGAATATTATAACCAAAGTTTCACTTAATAGAGGCATGAGTCATTATGTTCTTGTTGTCTATAGAAATGCCTTTGCTGCTGCAATTATTGCTCCCTTTGCTCTTTTACTTGAAAG GAAAATTAGGCCAAAGATGACATTCATGATGTTCTTGCAAATATTTGTATTGGGTCTTCTAGGGCCATTAATTGATCAAAATTTTTACTATGCTGGGCTTAAATTGACATCTCCAACATTTTCATGTGCCATAAGCAACATGTTACCTGCTATGACATTTGTCATAGCAGTTCTCTGTAG aatggAGAAGgtgaatttgaagaaaattggaAGCCAAGCAAAGGTGTTGGGGACTATAGTAACTATGGGTGGTGCCATATTAATGACATTGTACAAAGGCCAAgttgttaatttaatttggtcaaatcaaattaatgGAACTTATGATAAAGAGTGGCTAAAAGGCTCAATTCTCCTCATTTTTGCTACACTTGCTTGGGCTTCTTTCTTTATTCTTCAG GCTATTacaatgagaaaatatacaGCTCCATTATCTTTAACTGCACTTGTTTGCTTCATGGGAACTTTGCAATCTATGGCTTTAACATTTGTAATGGAACACAAAACTTCTGTTTGGGCTATTGGTTTTGACATGAACCTTCTTGCTGCTGCCTATGCT GGAATTGTGTCATCAAGCATAGCATACTATGTACATGGTCAAGTAATGGAGAAAAAAGGACCTGTTTTTGTGACAGCTTTTAGTCCACTCATGATGATCATTGTTGCCATTATGGGCTCTTTCATTCTTGCTGAAAAATTCTATATTGGAGG aaTTGTTGGTGCATTGGTGATAGTGGCAGGGCTATACTTTGTTCTATGGGGAAAATACAAGGAgtacaaagaaaatgaaattgaagaatcAATAATTATTGAAGCAGTGAAGGGCATTAatggaaataatcaaatgatGATTATAGTAATTAATGATATAGAAATgcaaaaaaatggtgaaaaaataatatcagCAGCTCCAGTATTTAGTTTTCCCATGTTAACTAGAGAAGCACCAAagtcttaa
- the LOC125865788 gene encoding transcription factor MYBC1-like: MREEDSNWFAKWEEELPSPKELMPLSQTLITPNLAIAFDIQNPNTPNPKISPLVHTLSSAEFESNSAELGGMAGSSGVGDEPARTQKRPRLVWTPQLHKRFVDAVAQLGIKNAVPKTIMQLMSVDGLTRENVASHLQKYRLYLKRMQGFSNSGSVYGAGVDPATDHLFASSPVPAHFLHPGRGNSDHYMPFVPVAAVIGHAPQLQQQYRHFGSPPNGQFEVPFLPRQSQQPVQRMGTSVHNSSSVLESATATNGRKVLTLFPNGAD; encoded by the coding sequence ATGAGGGAAGAAGATTCCAATTGGTTTGCTAAATGGGAAGAAGAATTGCCTTCTCCAAAGGAACTAATGCCTTTATCCCAAACCTTAATTACTCCTAATCTAGCTATAGCTTTTGATATTCAAAACCCCAATACCCCAAATCCCAAAATATCACCACTAGTTCATACTCTTTCATCAGCCGAGTTCGAGTCGAACTCGGCTGAGTTGGGTGGCATGGCAGGTTCATCGGGGGTTGGTGATGAACCTGCCCGCACCCAAAAAAGGCCTAGGCTTGTGTGGACACCACAGCTACATAAAAGGTTTGTGGATGCAGTTGCACAATTGGGGATCAAGAATGCTGTTCCCAAGACTATAATGCAGTTGATGAGTGTAGATGGCTTAACTCGTGAGAATGTTGCTAGTCATTTGCAGAAATATAGGCTTTATTTGAAACGTATGCAGGGTTTTTCTAATAGTGGCAGTGTTTACGGGGCAGGGGTGGATCCCGCAACAGATCATCTGTTTGCGAGTTCACCCGTGCCTGCTCATTTTTTGCATCCAGGGAGGGGAAATTCTGATCATTACATGCCATTTGTGCCAGTGGCTGCAGTTATTGGACATGCTCCACAACTTCAGCAACAGTATAGGCATTTCGGGTCACCGCCCAACGGGCAGTTTGAGGTTCCATTCTTGCCCCGGCAGTCGCAGCAGCCGGTTCAGAGAATGGGGACATCAGTGCATAATAGTAGTTCTGTGTTGGAGTCAGCTACAGCTACTAATGGGAGGAAGGTTCTTACTTTGTTTCCAAATGGGGCTGATTGA
- the LOC125865787 gene encoding G2/mitotic-specific cyclin S13-7-like, with amino-acid sequence MAARNVLQQQNRGEAVPGAIKQKNMAGAQGRNRKALGDIGNMVAVRGGVEGGKPLPQVSRPITRSFCAQLLANAQAAADNQKKSMVVNGDGPIVANGALPVKAAPVARKPSQKKAAAIVKPMPEVIEISPDTVEQVKENKQKKKAANDSSMKKAATLTSTLTARSKAACGLSHKPKNQIVDIDATDVNNELAVLEYVEDIYTFYKIAENESRIHDYMDSQPEINEKMRSILIDWLIEVHQKFELNQETLYLTINIVDRYLAVTTTSRRELQLVGMSAMLIASKYEEIWAPEVNDFVCISDRAYDHEQVLGMEKRILGQLEWYLTVPTPYVFLVRFIKAAVSDAHANVAVLNSCNVTSMENMVYFLAELGLMNYATNIYCSSMIAASAVYVARHALNCSPFWNETLKLHTGFSESQLLGCAKLLVSYHMEAPQHKLRVIYRKYSSSHRGAVALNPPAISLLALHE; translated from the exons ATGGCTGCAAGAAATGTTCTTCAACAGCAAAACAGAG GTGAGGCAGTCCCTGGAGCCATAAAGCAGAAGAATATGGCAGGAGCACAAGGGAGAAACCGCAAGGCGCTTGGTGATATTGGGAATATGGTAGCGGTGCGTGGTGGGGTCGAGGGGGGAAAGCCGCTTCCTCAAGTATCTCGCCCCATAACAAGGAGCTTTTGTGCACAATTGCTTGCTAATGCACAAGCTGCAGCTGATAACCAGAAG AAATCAATGGTTGTTAATGGCGATGGACCGATTGTTGCTAATGGAGCTTTACCTGTTAAAGCTGCACCAGTAGCAAGAAAACCATCTCAGAAGAAAGCAGCAGCTATTGTAAAACCAATGCCTGAGGTAATCGAAATTAGTCCTGATACTGTTGAACAAGTGAAGGAAAACAAGCAAAAGAAGAAGGCTGCTAATGACTCTTCAATGAAGAAAGCAGCAACTCTTACTTCAACTCTCACTGCTAGGAGTAAG GCTGCCTGTGGTTTAAGTCATAAACCAAAGAACCAGATTGTGGACATTGATGCTACTGATGTGAATAATGAATTGGCAGTGTTGGAATATGTTGAGGATATTTACACCTTTTATAAGATAGCTGAG AATGAGAGCAGAATTCATGACTACATGGATTCACAGcctgagataaatgaaaagaTGAGATCAATTCTGATTGATTGGTTGATTGAAGTACATCAAAAGTTTGAGCTAAATCAAGAGACTCTTTACCTCACCATCAATATCGTTGATCGTTACCTTGCTGTAACGACTACATCAAGGAGGGAATTGCAGTTAGTAGGCATGAGTGCTATGCTGATTGCAtccaaatatgaagaaatttggGCACCTGAG GTGAATGATTTTGTGTGCATCTCAGACAGAGCTTATGATCATGAGCAGGTTTTAGGAATGGAAAAAAGGATTCTTGGACAATTGGAGTGGTACTTAACGGTACCAACGCCTTATGTGTTCCTTGTTCGATTCATCAAGGCTGCTGTTTCTGATGCACACGCGAATGTTGCTGTCTTGAATTCTTGCAATGTGACCTCAATGGAAAACATGGTTTATTTCTTGGCTGAATTGGGGCTGATGAATTATGCTACGAATATCTACTGCTCGTCGATGATTGCTGCCTCAGCAGTCTATGTTGCTCGACACGCGCTGAATTGTAGTCCTTTTTGGAATGAGACACTGAAATTGCATACTGGTTTCTCAGAGTCTCAGCTACTAGGTTGTGCTAAGTTGCTGGTGAGTTATCATATGGAGGCACCACAACACAAGCTAAGGGTGATTTACAGGAAGTATTCGAGTTCGCATAGAGGTGCTGTTGCACTGAATCCTCCTGCCATTTCCCTGTTGGCTCTTCATGAATAA